From a region of the Asterias amurensis chromosome 2, ASM3211899v1 genome:
- the LOC139934039 gene encoding uncharacterized protein encodes MGSTEWTLFICCLGVCIGISQSSTCSHARCDYDYVTAEADCSSLYLDCIPVNYPDAIIMDLSHNNISELSPDDFNGTFPWLAELYLDYNNISDVTSLLESSELDSLQILSVKHNLISYLPSTCQLSSLTELSVDYNFITRLSNIQRCRTLQRFSADFNLISYFSPNDMSNIVVSIQFNRLTSFHSFFDLRIRDVSFLVDHNEIRSLYMPDYLGLGIDIGLLSLNHNQLQSVSIDATPDTLNVGSNGLSNWNRFYISRYRNTMKRMDMSNNSFDSLIQPNWAEGLEFLNADTNLLANLSSTTLSGFVDLTELHVADNRLLFISTTALSQLTMLRSLYLDDNALTSLFGVFFNQSILFELSITNNRLTTLHADYFMGLLSLKRLYLAGNQLTSVNMLMFQLVPEIINLDLSQNELQLVDLQDCPLINHTNLQDLSLAHNLIHDAETILGFCDYLQVLDLSYNLIQVVPGDSLSGRNRALSKLELEGNPLQCDCRLTGLRDWLRNSPPYVEPRCEGPNHYYGSVITDLDSHDFLCQAPMAMVDKQLTALTGKSVTLTCTATGIPAPTVTWLSPNDTEILANDEGRFTILRGQILHITPVEKHDEGRYTCLAQNILGEGRAEVNLTVTTSKSDAPQPHSLASSVLPTMFITIIITVAVFAGIIFLRRYRKKQQEANSTSAAKTSNLKVDFSKGDNDDSEGGCVNKALGGGYEVPSGQQTTVRYADSPTTGRRQPSQTYAQTIEDHSGGNGENKGDEELYESVSGP; translated from the coding sequence ATGGGATCCACTGAATGGACACTGTTTATTTGTTGTCTTGGTGTCTGTATCGGCATCTCTCAGTCATCAACCTGCAGTCACGCACGGTGTGATTACGACTACGTCACTGCGGAGGCTGACTGCTCCTCCCTCTATCTTGACTGCATCCCCGTCAACTACCCAGACGCCATTATCATGGATCTAAGCCACAACAACATATCAGAGCTGTCACCAGACGATTTCAATGGCACATTCCCCTGGCTGGCTGAACTGTACCTTGACTACAACAACATATCTGATGTGACGTCACTGCTGGAATCCAGTGAGCTAGATAGCCTGCAGATATTGTCTGTTAAGCACAATTTAATTTCTTACTTGCCCTCTACTTGTCAGCTGAGCTCTCTCACTGAGCTCTCAGTAGACTATAACTTCATTACAAGATTATCTAATATTCAACGTTGCAGGACCTTGCAGCGGTTCTCTGCCGATTTTAATTTAATAAGTTATTTTAGCCCAAATGATATGTCAAATATTGTTGTCAGCATACAATTCAACCGACTGACTTCATTTCATTCGTTCTTTGACCTAAGAATTAGAGATGTTTCTTTTCTTGTTGATCACAATGAAATACGAAGTCTGTATATGCCAGACTACTTGGGTTTGGGCATAGATATAGGCCTACTTTCACTTAACCACAACCAACTACAGTCGGTAAGCATTGACGCAACTCCAGATACATTAAACGTAGGCAGTAACGGACTGTCAAACTGGAATAGATTCTACATCAGTCGATACAGAAACACGATGAAGAGAATGGACATGAGCAACAATTCCTTCGATTCATTGATTCAACCAAACTGGGCCGAAGGGCTGGAGTTCTTAAACGCCGATACCAACCTGCTAGCAAACCTTTCTTCGACAACCCTGTCAGGTTTTGTCGATCTGACTGAACTGCATGTAGCCGATAATCGTCTCTTGTTCATCTCAACCACTGCACTGAGTCAACTCACCATGCTAAGGTCACTGTATCTCGATGACAATGCCCTGACGTCTTTGTTTGGAGTATTTTTTAACCAGTCTATCTTATTTGAGCTCTCCATCACCAACAACCGACTCACCACATTACATGCTGATTACTTCATGGGTCTATTGTCGTTGAAGCGTCTGTACCTCGCAGGGAATCAACTCACTAGCGTCAACATGCTGATGTTTCAACTGGTGCCTGAAATTATAAACTTGGACTTATCCCAAAATGAGCTTCAGCTGGTCGACCTGCAGGACTGTCCTCTTATTAATCATACAAACCTACAGGATCTCTCACTGGCTCACAATCTGATTCACGACGCAGAAACTATCTTGGGTTTCTGTGATTACTTGCAAGTACTTGATCTGAGTTATAACTTGATCCAAGTCGTGCCCGGTGATTCGCTATCTGGGAGGAATAGAGCTTTGTCCAAACTCGAGCTAGAAGGCAAcccactgcagtgtgactgtaGGCTCACAGGTCTGCGAGACTGGCTGCGTAACAGTCCACCATACGTTGAGCCTCGATGTGAAGGACCGAATCATTACTATGGGTCAGTGATAACAGACTTGGACAGTCATGACTTCTTATGTCAAGCACCGATGGCGATGGTGGACAAGCAGCTGACAGCCCTGACTGGAAAATCTGTGACTCTTACATGTACAGCTACTGGAATTCCTGCTCCGACCGTAACTTGGCTCTCACCAAACGACACAGAGATACTAGCTAATGACGAAGGAAGATTCACCATTCTGCGAGGACAAATTCTGCATATCACACCAGTGGAGAAACATGACGAAGGGAGGTACACATGTCTTGCTCAAAACATCTTGGGTGAAGGGAGAGCCGAGGTCAACCTTACAGTGACTACCTCTAAATCAGACGCCCCACAGCCGCACTCACTGGCTTCTTCCGTTCTCCCCACAATGTTTATCACCATTATAATAACGGTTGCTGTATTTGCTGGTATCATATTCCTCCGTCGGTATCGCAAGAAACAGCAAGAAGCCAACTCCACATCTGCAGCTAAAACCTCCAATCTGAAAGTTGACTTCAGTAAAGGTGACAACGATGACTCGGAGGGAGGTTGCGTTAACAAAGCCCTTGGCGGAGGCTATGAGGTTCCAAGTGGACAGCAGACCACTGTTAGATATGCGGATAGTCCTACTACAGGGCGTCGCCAACCATCTCAGACCTATGCTCAGACCATTGAGGATCATAGTGGAGGCAACGGAGAGAACAAAGGAGATGAAGAATTGTATGAAAGTGTGTCTGGCCCATAG